TCTCCATGCTCGACTACCGGTTCTCCAGTCTTTCTTGGTTGTATTTCGCTGATATCATGCGGCATGGACAGTGTCGCCGTCTTTTCTGAAGGTGCCGGCCCGCGCCTCGGGAGAGCCATCGCGGACCGGCGGGGCCTTCTCACCTCGGCCCGAAAGGTATGCTTCATTCGTCTTACCCCTTGATGCCGGAAGAGAGCATGAGCGCCTGTGTCACGCGCTTCTGGAAGAGCAGATAAGCCACTGCGACCGGCATGGCTGCGAGGATCGCGACGGCCATGTCACGGGCATATTTGACGCCGAAGGCATCGCTGATTTGGGTAATGCCGACGGTGACCGTCATCATGTTCTCGGAGCTCGTGACGAGGAAGGGCCACAGGAAGGCGTTCCAGGCCATGATGTAGGTGATGATCGCCAGTGCTGTGGTAATGCCCCAGTTCAGCGGCAGATAGAGCTTGAAGAGGATCTGGAACTCGCCGCACCCGTCGAGCTTTGCCGCTTCTCGCAGTTCTTTCGGAACAGAATCGAAGAACTGCTTGTAGACGATGACGACGACCGGCACGATCAGCTGCGGCAGAATGATGCCACCCCAGGTGTTGATCAGGCCCAGCCGGTGCATGAGCACGAATTGCGATACCACAAGGGCTTGCGACGGCACCATGAAGCTCGCGAGGATTATACCGTAGAGCAGCTTTCGCCCCGGAAACACGATCTGCGACAGCGCATAGGCGCACATCACGCTGATGACGATGACGACGACGGTGACGGTTATCGAAGTCACGATCGAATTCAGGTACCAGGTGGCGAGATTGGTCTGAAACAGGGCAAAGTAATAGGCGGAGAAATTGAAGACCTCCGGAATGAAGGTCGTTTTCATCACCACCTCCTGCTCCGGCTTGATCGACGTGACGACTGCCCAATAGATCGGGAAGGCCCACATGCAGGCGATGCAGAAGGTGAGAACGAGAAGAAGCGCGTTACCGATGGTCTTGCCGGGCATGTGTCAGCGCTCCCTTACGCGCAGAAGCTGGTACTGCAGCACGGAAACGACAACGATGATCAGGAAGAGCATCACTGCGACGGCCGAGCCGACGCCACCGTGGTTGAGGCGGAAAGCCTCGCGATAAACGAGCTGCAGCAGCACATAGGTGGAATTGAACGGTCCGCCCTCGGTCATCAGATAGACCTGGTCGAAGATCTTCAGCTGCAGGATGAGCTGAAGAGTGAGAACGAGCGCTGTAACCGGCCAGATCAGCGGCCAGGTGATGCGGCGGAAGCATTGGAGGCGCGTCGCACCGTCGAGCATCGCAGCCTCGTAATAGTCCTGCGGAATGTTGCGCAGTCCGGCGATGAAGAGCAAAAGGTTGAAGCCGTTCGTCCACCAGACCGTCACGAGTGCCACCATCGGCATCGCCCAGACGGGGTCACGGAAAACGCTGACGCGCTTGCCGGTGAAGAATTCGATGATGTGCTGCGCGATGCCGAACTGCTGGTCGAGAACCCATTGCCATATCTGCGTCACGACCGATACCGGCAGGATATAGGGGATGAAGAAGAGCACGAGTATCAGGCTCTGCAGCCAGCCCTTCAGGCGCACGACCATCAGCGCCAGGCCAAGTCCGATCAGCGTGTTCGGAATGACCGTCAGCACGACGAAATAACCGGTGTTCCACACCGAGGTGTAGAAGAGCTTCTGGCCGAAGAGCTTCACATAGTTGCCGAAGCCCACCCACTGGCCCTCGCCGATCAGCGGCGCGTCGGTGAAGCTCAAGGCAAACATCTTGTAGACCGGATATGCAAAAACGACCAGATAGGCGATCAGAAACGGCGCGATCATGACGATTGCCGTCAGCGTCTTGCCTCGTCTTTCACTGCTGAACACTAAGCTTCTCCTTCAAGAGCAGCCGCCGGCCGGAGGGTGGCTCCGGCCGGCGAATTCTCACATCTGGCTCTTCAGTTCTTCGCGCATCTGTTCGATCGCGTCTTCCGGTTCGAGCTGTCCGTTCAACGCCGGAACCACGAAGTTCTGCGTCGCTTCGTAGATCGGACCGCCAACGCCCGCGAGTTTGGAGACCGGATCGAAGACGGCCGTGTCTGCGAGCTTTGCATAGGTCGCATTCGGCTGCATTTCCTTGAATTCCTTACTGTCGGTCACCGGCTTGTAGGCCGGGATGTGGCCGGCGTTAGCCCAGGAAATGCTATGCTCGTTCATCCAGTTGATGATCTCGAGCACGATCTTCACCTTCTCCGGAGAGATCGGCCTGGCTTCGCTGTTCGGAATTGCGAAGGAGTGGGAGTCCGCCCAAGTCGCCTGCGTGCCCATCAGGTTCGGGATTTCGATGGCGCCCCATTCGAAACCGAGATTGCCATTCTTCTGCAGATCGGCCATCGTCGGCACCTCCCAGACGCCGTTGATATGCATGGCGGCCTTGCCGGAGGTAAAAAGCGCAATCGAGGCTTCATAGGAAATCAGCTTCGGCGAATAGCCGGTGGAGACCCAGTTTGCCATGGTCTTCAGCGCATTGACGCCGGCATCGCCCGGCAAGATCTCGTCTCCCTCGATGAACTTCGCGCCCTGCTGGGCGAGCAAGGTATAGAAGACACGCCACATCGAGCCGCCTTCGTCGGTGTGCAGCGACAGCGGATACTCGACCTTGCCCGTTGCCTTGATCTTTTCAAGCGAGGCATTGAAATTGTCGAGTCCGTCGAGACCCTTAGGCAGGCCATCGTCGCCGAGCAGGCCGGCTTCCTTCAGGATGGTCTTGTTGTAGTAAAGAACTATCGAGTGAATATCGAAGGGAATGCCGTAGACCTTTCCGTCGGAGGTCGCCTGCTTCCAGCTGGCGTCGACGTAGTTCTCCTTCTTGATGCCTGCCGCTTCCAGTTCTTCCGGCGCCAGCGGGCGAAGGATGCCGCTCGGCACGGCCAGCGGATAGCGCGACATGTGATAGGTCATGATATCCGGCTGCTGGCCGACGGCCGCAGCCGTCTGGACCTTGGTGTAGAACGGCACGCCCCACTCAAGTGTCGTGGCGTTGATCTTGATATCCGGATGGGTATCGTTGAACTCCTTGATCAGCGCCTTCATGCGGACGCCGTCGCCTCCGCTTAAGAAGTCCCACCAGGTAACGTCCGTCTGTGCGAATGCGGCTGCCGAGGGCAGCAATGCGATTGCCGCCGAAACGGCCAGTTTCAGTATCTTTTTCACGTCGGTTCCTCCTCGATTAAAGCATCGGTTATGACCATCCCGCAGCACGGGATGGCTTTCGTTGCGAACCTCCTCCAAGGCCCACAATCCCATTCCAGCATTTATTTCCGAAATCCGGGTTCAGACGCCCAGATTCCGGGTATCAGCTGAGCCTTCTGCCTTCGCTGTCGAAGGCCAGCATTTCGGGCACTCTCAGAGAGAGGCTGATCTTTTCCTTGGGCTGCGGGCGGCTGTCGCGGCACTCGACCGTCATTTCAGTACCGCTTTTAGTCAGGATGTGCAGGTAGCCGGTCCCTCCCAACTCCTCGGTGAACTCGGCCACGGCCGCAAGCTTCACGGTGCCTTCGCTCGCCACAAGCCCGATGTGCTCGGGACGGACGCCGACATGGACAGATGTGCCCCGCGCGAGCCTCGCGCCGGTCGGCAAGTCGAATGGTTGGCCGGGCGCGTCGTCAAGCTCGACCCGCAAGGAGCCTTGCCCGGCGCTCATGACTTTTGCCTTCAGGAAGTTCATGCCCGGCGAGCCGATGAAGCCTGCGACAAACATGTTTTGCGGATCCCGATAAAGTTCGAGCGGCGCGCCGACCTGCTGGACGACACCGTCCCTCAGCACGACGATCTTGTCGGCAAGCGTCATCGCCTCCACCTGGTCATGCGTGACGTAGACCATGGTCGCGCCGATCTGCCGGTGCAGACGGGCGATCTCCATGCGCATCTTCACGCGCAGTTCCGCATCAAGGTTGGACAGCGGTTCATCGAACAGGAAGACGCGCGGCTCGCGCACGATCGCCCGGCCGATCGCCACGCGCTGACGTTGGCCGCCGGAAAGCTGGCTCGGCTTGTGACCGAGGTAGTCGCCGAGACGCAGAATATCCGCCGCCGCCTTTACCTTCTGCTGAATCTCCGCCTTCGGCCGGCGTGCGATCGATAGGCTAAACGCCATGTTTTCGAAAACGGAGAGATGCGGATAAAGCGCGTAGGACTGGAAGACCATCGCCACGCCACGCTTGGAAGCCTCCCTGTGCGTCACGTCGTCGTTCTCGATACGGATTTCCCCGCCGCTCGTCTCCTCCAGTCCCGCGATCATTCTGAGCAACGTCGACTTTCCGCAGCCCGAAGGGCCGACAAAGACTGCGAACTCACCCTGTTCGATCTCGATATCGACGCCATGAATGACCTTGAACGCGCCGAACGACTTGCTGACATTCGTCAGCTTGATACCAGACATGCATCCTCCCGATTGTCGTTTTCATCAGGGCGGCTCCCCCGCCGCCCCATGGCAATCAGTTACGCCGAAGCAACAGACAGCAGTATGAAATGATAGGACTTCGCCGGCAGCGAACCGATGAGCGCACCCTCGTCGGTGACGGAAAGACCCGACCCCGCCTTGGGGACGACGCGGTTCTGGTCCTCGAC
This Rhizobium sullae DNA region includes the following protein-coding sequences:
- a CDS encoding ABC transporter ATP-binding protein → MSGIKLTNVSKSFGAFKVIHGVDIEIEQGEFAVFVGPSGCGKSTLLRMIAGLEETSGGEIRIENDDVTHREASKRGVAMVFQSYALYPHLSVFENMAFSLSIARRPKAEIQQKVKAAADILRLGDYLGHKPSQLSGGQRQRVAIGRAIVREPRVFLFDEPLSNLDAELRVKMRMEIARLHRQIGATMVYVTHDQVEAMTLADKIVVLRDGVVQQVGAPLELYRDPQNMFVAGFIGSPGMNFLKAKVMSAGQGSLRVELDDAPGQPFDLPTGARLARGTSVHVGVRPEHIGLVASEGTVKLAAVAEFTEELGGTGYLHILTKSGTEMTVECRDSRPQPKEKISLSLRVPEMLAFDSEGRRLS
- a CDS encoding ABC transporter substrate-binding protein, with the protein product MKKILKLAVSAAIALLPSAAAFAQTDVTWWDFLSGGDGVRMKALIKEFNDTHPDIKINATTLEWGVPFYTKVQTAAAVGQQPDIMTYHMSRYPLAVPSGILRPLAPEELEAAGIKKENYVDASWKQATSDGKVYGIPFDIHSIVLYYNKTILKEAGLLGDDGLPKGLDGLDNFNASLEKIKATGKVEYPLSLHTDEGGSMWRVFYTLLAQQGAKFIEGDEILPGDAGVNALKTMANWVSTGYSPKLISYEASIALFTSGKAAMHINGVWEVPTMADLQKNGNLGFEWGAIEIPNLMGTQATWADSHSFAIPNSEARPISPEKVKIVLEIINWMNEHSISWANAGHIPAYKPVTDSKEFKEMQPNATYAKLADTAVFDPVSKLAGVGGPIYEATQNFVVPALNGQLEPEDAIEQMREELKSQM
- a CDS encoding carbohydrate ABC transporter permease, producing the protein MPGKTIGNALLLVLTFCIACMWAFPIYWAVVTSIKPEQEVVMKTTFIPEVFNFSAYYFALFQTNLATWYLNSIVTSITVTVVVIVISVMCAYALSQIVFPGRKLLYGIILASFMVPSQALVVSQFVLMHRLGLINTWGGIILPQLIVPVVVIVYKQFFDSVPKELREAAKLDGCGEFQILFKLYLPLNWGITTALAIITYIMAWNAFLWPFLVTSSENMMTVTVGITQISDAFGVKYARDMAVAILAAMPVAVAYLLFQKRVTQALMLSSGIKG
- a CDS encoding carbohydrate ABC transporter permease; this translates as MIAPFLIAYLVVFAYPVYKMFALSFTDAPLIGEGQWVGFGNYVKLFGQKLFYTSVWNTGYFVVLTVIPNTLIGLGLALMVVRLKGWLQSLILVLFFIPYILPVSVVTQIWQWVLDQQFGIAQHIIEFFTGKRVSVFRDPVWAMPMVALVTVWWTNGFNLLLFIAGLRNIPQDYYEAAMLDGATRLQCFRRITWPLIWPVTALVLTLQLILQLKIFDQVYLMTEGGPFNSTYVLLQLVYREAFRLNHGGVGSAVAVMLFLIIVVVSVLQYQLLRVRER